In Pseudopipra pipra isolate bDixPip1 chromosome 5, bDixPip1.hap1, whole genome shotgun sequence, the following proteins share a genomic window:
- the IFNG gene encoding interferon gamma produces MTFQTYSLFVLSIIMIYSGRVENRLNLLQLQDDIDKLKADFNSSRSDVGDGGPIFTGRLSNWTERNEKRIILSQIVSMYLKILKNTDQSKAHVRNISEELYTLQKSLSDDSMKMEYLKNLTELQVNDLKIQRKAVNELFSVLQKLGDTTSSPRRKRRLVQRQCKC; encoded by the exons ATGACTTTCCAAACCTACAGCTTGTTTGTTCTCTCTATCATCATGATTTATTCTGGACGTGTTGAAAATAGATTAAATCTGCTTCAACTTCAAGATGATATAGACAAACTGAAAGCTGATTTT AACTCAAGCCGTTCAGATGTAGGTGATGGTGGACCTATCTTTACGGGGAGATTGTCAAACTGGACAGAA agaaatgaaaaaaggatCATCCTGAGTCAGATTGTTTCCATGTACTTGAAAATCCTTAAAAATACTGACCAGTCAAAGGCACATGTCAGGAACATATCTGAGGAGCTCTACACTTTGCAAAAAAGCCTTTCTGATGACTCAATGAAGATGGAATATCTCAAGAACCTGACAGAGCTTCAG GTGAATGACTTGAAAATTCAACGTAAAGCTGTGAATGAGCTGTTCAGTGTCTTACAAAAACTGGGGGATACTACAAGTTCtcccagaagaaaaagaaggctGGTTCAGAGGCAGTGCAAATGCTAA